In Stigmatopora nigra isolate UIUO_SnigA chromosome 11, RoL_Snig_1.1, whole genome shotgun sequence, the following proteins share a genomic window:
- the LOC144204033 gene encoding coiled-coil domain-containing protein 89, with protein MSQRKKKERKKVAKTEDDVLFSDLSLNVAQIDINKKTCKNLTATNLTETIRTQSRIKEQANLICVLKERSDEMFNQCQSLQQVKNELEKQLDICQKEVMQKQKRVELVEKRFMDLDSNSRAIIVFMEEYKHQNAHLKIENKQLQMENDTLFSQKIQDKTVIAQRLTKEIKMLKEEFTTKEKAYKEKVAQTESTSMKQFKDHLQREAVLLEQFREVQQQHEAAEQTCKVLKQKALKAEEQHTSKEAAMGKTITNLTKEREKLLHTTAEQDHTIQEKLHEIRHLEMLYNEQKIARTKAEERFKQDVLAVNADKRVRALKLALEKAKAKYDKLNKDYAAFKEHSINLITKERELNKILRHLRT; from the exons ATGTCTCAacgaaaaaagaaagaaagaaaaaaagtggccaAGACCGAAGATGATGTTCTGTTCTCTGATTTGTCACTTAACGTTGCC CAAATTGACATCAATAAGAAGACTTGCAAGAACCTGACTGCCACCAATCTGACAGAGACAATACGAACACAGTCCCGAATAAAAGAACAAGCCAATCTGATTTGTGTCCTCAAAGAAAGGTCAGATGAGATGTTCAATCAATGCCAAAGCCTGCAGCAGGTCAAGAACGAGCTGGAGAAGCAACTTGACATCTGTCAGAAAGAAGTCATGCAAAAGCAGAAAAGAGTGGAGCTGGTAGAAAAAAGATTTATGGATTTAGACTCCAACAGCCGAGCAATCATTGTCTTCATGGAGGAGTACAAACACCAGAATGCACATTTGAAGATAGAAAACAAGCAGCTGCAGATGGAAAATGACACACTGTTCTCTCAAAAAATACAGGATAAAACTGTAATCGCTCAAAGGCTTACAAAGgaaatcaaaatgttaaaagaGGAGTTCACAACTAAGGAGAAGGCATACAA GGAGAAAGTAGCTCAAACTGAATCAACATCCATGAAACAGTTCAAAGACCATCTGCAGAGGGAGGCTGTATTACTTGAGCAATTCCGTGAGGTTCAGCAGCAACATGAGGCCGCAGAACAAACGTGTAAAG TCTTGAAGCAAAAAGCTCTAAAAGCCGAAGAGCAGCACACTTCGAAGGAGGCTGCGATGGGCAAAACTATTACAAACCTcaccaaagagagagagaagctgcTGCATACCACTGCAGAACAAGACCACACCATCCAG GAGAAGCTACACGAGATTCGGCATCTTGAGATGCTATACAATGAGCAAAAAATAGCTCGGACAAAAGCAGAGGAAAG atttAAACAAGATGTACTGGCAGTGAATGCAGATAAAAGAGTCAGGGCACTGAAGTTGGCCCTGGAAAAAGCAAAGGCAAAATACGACAAGTTGAACAAG GATTATGCAGCATTCAAAGAACACAGCATCAATCTTATCACTAAAGAAAGGGAACTAAATAAAATACTGCGACACTTGAGGACCTAA
- the atp5f1b gene encoding ATP synthase F(1) complex subunit beta, mitochondrial, with translation MLGNVARGCNGIFQAFKPGVNSLKTFAGKHVSLNMARGYANPAAQAAIANGRITAVIGAVVDVQFDEGLPPILNALEVTGRDSRLVLEVAQHLGENTVRTIAMDGTEGLTRGQKVLDTGAPIRIPVGPETLGRIMNVIGEPIDERGPISTKQTAPIHAEAPEFTDMSVEQEILVTGIKVVDLLAPYAKGGKIGLFGGAGVGKTVLIMELINNVAKAHGGYSVFAGVGERTREGNDLYNEMIESGVINLKDTTSKVALVYGQMNEPPGARARVALTGLSVAEYFRDQEGQDVLLFIDNIFRFTQAGSEVSALLGRIPSAVGYQPTLATDMGTMQERITTTKKGSITSVQAIYVPADDLTDPAPATTFAHLDATTVLSRAIAELGIYPAVDPLDSTSRIMDPHIVGAEHYDVARGVQKILQDYKSLQDIIAILGMDELSEEDKLTVSRARKIQRFLSQPFQVAEVFTGHMGKLVPLKETIKGFKSILAGEYDALPEQAFYMVGPIEEVVQKAEKLAEEHA, from the exons ATGCTCGGTAACGTTGCACGCGGTTGTAACGGGATTTTCCAGGCTTTTAAGCCCGGTGTGAACTCCCTGAAGACCTTTGCTGGTAAACATGTGAGCCTAAATATGG CTAGGGGCTATGCAAACCCCGCCGCTCAGGCGGCTATTGCCAATGGACGCATCACGGCCGTCATCGGTGCCGTTGTGGACGTCCAGTTTGACGAAGGCCTGCCCCCCATCCTCAACGCACTGGAAGTGACAGGCCGCGATAGCAGACTGGTGCTTGAGGTGGCACAGCATCTCG ggGAAAACACAGTCAGGACAATTGCCATGGATGGTACAGAGGGTCTCACCCGTGGACAGAAGGTTCTTGACACCGGGGCACCAATTAGGATCCCTGTGGGGCCCGAGACTTTGGGCAGGATCATGAATGTCATTGGGGAACCCATTGATGAACGTGGACCAATTAGCACTAAACA AACTGCCCCTATCCACGCCGAAGCCCCCGAGTTCACTGACATGAGCGTGGAGCAGGAGATCTTAGTCACTGGCATCAAAGTGGTGGATCTTCTTGCCCCTTATGCTAAGGGAGGAAAAATCG GTCTGTTTGGCGGTGCCGGCGTGGGTAAGACTGTATTGATCATGGAGTTGATCAACAATGTGGCCAAGGCTCACGGTGGTTACTCGGTGTTCGCCGGAGTGGGAGAGCGTACCCGTGAGGGAAATGACTTGTACAATGAGATGATTGAGTCTGGAGTCATTAACCTTAAGGACACCACCTCAAAG GTAGCACTGGTGTACGGTCAGATGAATGAGCCCCCAGGCGCTCGTGCCAGAGTCGCTCTGACCGGCCTGAGTGTGGCGGAATATTTCCGTGATCAAGAAGGACAGGATGTGCTTCTCTTCATTGACAACATCTTTAGGTTCACCCAGGCTGGATCCGAG GTGTCTGCCCTGTTGGGTCGTATCCCCTCCGCTGTGGGATACCAGCCTACCTTGGCCACTGACATGGGTACCATGCAGGAGCGAATTACAACCACCAAGAAAGGCTCAATCACCTCAGTGCAG GCTATTTATGTGCCCGCTGACGACTTGACTGACCCGGCTCCCGCTACAACCTTTGCTCACTTGGACGCCACCACCGTGCTCTCCCGTGCTATTGCTGAGTTGGGAATTTACCCCGCTGTGGACCCCCTGGATTCCACCTCCCGTATCATGGACCCCCACATCGTCGGGGCCGAGCACTACGATGTCGCCCGAGGTGTACAAAAGATTCTCCAG GACTACAAGTCATTGCAAGACATCATTGCTATTCTGGGTATGGATGAATTGTCTGAGGAAGACAAGCTAACGGTATCTCGTGCTCGCAAGATCCAGCGTTTCCTGTCCCAGCCTTTCCAGGTGGCTGAAGTTTTCACTGGCCACATGGGGAAACTGGTTCCTCTCAAGGAAACCATCAAAGGGTTCAAGAGCATTCTAGCGG GTGAATATGATGCCTTGCCTGAACAAGCTTTTTACATGGTGGGCCCCATTGAAGAAGTAGTCCAAAAGGCAGAGAAACTGGCAGAGGAACATGCATAA